The DNA window ACCTCCCAGGCCAGCTGGGGGTTGTTCTCCCCGGTCACCGAGAGGAGGGCCGCCAGGTGGTAGATCGTGTCGACCTCGTGGTCCTTCACGACCCGGCCGAGGGCCGCGGGGTCCGAAACGTCGAGGACCTCCACCGGCCCGGCTCGAAGGTTGGGGCTGCCTGCGGCCCTGTGAATCACTGCTACGACGTTTTCGTTTCCGTAGAGCGCCCGGAGGGACGGGACCAGCTCGGCACCGATCTGGCCGGCAGCCCCGGTGACAAGTATCTTCTTGGGCAATCCGAAGTTGCCCGATACGAAGGTAGTTTAAACCTTGGTAGTTCTAGGAAAGAATCTTCATCGTGATGGTTGAAACGACGCCAGGTTTCGAACGCAGGCTGTCGGCTATGATTGATTTCACTGCCTGGTCGTCCGCTCCCTCCACCATGACCAGCAGGTCGTAGAGGCCGTAGAGCTGGTAGACAGCCTGGATCCCCGGCATCCCCTTAAGGGCGGCGATGCTCTGCTCCTCTGCGCCTGGGCTCAGGTTGACCAGAACTATTGCCTTCTCCATGCCGAGTTATCTCCGAGGCCCTCAGATTAAAGATTATGCCGTGATGTCAATCAGGAACGAACGGATTGATGAGAAGGTTCGAGCTAAGAGCCTTCCAGTCGCGTGAGGACCTGGGCCAGAGTGAGGAGCTCCTCTTTCCTGCTTCTCATGTCGCGAAGGGTCACGCTCTTCGCAGCGAGCTCCTTCTCCCCGACTATGACGCACCACGCGGCGCCAGCCCGGCTGGCCTCCTCGAGCTGCTTGGAAAGACTCCTGCCGGGCTGTGAAATGTCTGACGAGTGGCCGGCACTTCTGAGCTCCGCAAGTACCCGCTGGGCCTGGGGGTAGACCATGTCTGCTACACATGCCACGTAGGTGAAAGGACCGGCAGAGGAAGTCATGGAGCCCATGGACATAGACTCCCTCTCGACGCCGCCAGCAGCGCCCGTGGCTGAGAGGTCTGGTCTCCCAAGCAGTTTGGGGAGAGCGTCGTACCTACCCCCACCGAAGAGAGAACCCAGCCGTGGGTTCCTGTCGTCTGCGGCTTCGAAGACAATTCCAGTATAGTAGTCGATTCCTCTGACTACGCTCATGTCATACTCGACTTTGGCCACACCCCGCGATTTCAGCAGGTCGAGAAGGTCGCCCAACTGCGAAGCTGTGCCCAGACCCAGCTCGGAGAGTCTTCCCAGTACGGCCTCGGGATGCCCGCGGATCTCGCCCAGCTCCATCAAGCTCGAGAGCTGCCTCTTTTCGAATCCCTTGTCGAAGTACTCTTTCTCGAGTTCTGGACGTGTCTTCTTCCCGACTTTGTCAAGGGCGCGCATGAGTTCGATGGCCCGAGCGTCGTCTTCCACCCCTAGCTGATTTCTGATGAAATTCTCCACCACTCTCCTGTCCCCGACCCTGACCGTCGAATCCAGGAGGCCGAGCTTCCTCAGAATCGCTGCGCTAGCATCGATGACCTCTGCGTCGGCCTCGATGGAGGCAGGGCCGAAGATTTCCAGGTCCCATTGGTGGGACCATCGGAACCTGCCGTATTGGGGTTCGTCATATCTCCACATTCCACCGAAGGAGGCCAGCTTGACCGGCGGCTTGAGGTCGCGCCTCGAGCAGACGTAGCGCGTCATCCCGACCGTCAGGTCGAACCTGAGCCCCAGGTCCCTCCCCCCCTTATCCTTGAACGCGTAGATCTCCTTATCGATGTCGACACCGCTCTTGGCTCTGAGGGTCGAAAGGTGTTCGAGCGAAGCCGGCTCCATGACCTTGAAGTTGTAGAGGCCCGCGACCTCCTCAAAGGCGGTCCTAACTCTGACGTGCCGCTCGTACTCCTCTGGTTCGATGTCTCTTATCCCGCGGGGGAGCGTTAGGTCCGTGTCAGTCCCCCTTCTTGAGCGAGGCAAGCTGGGCTAGCATGGCGGTGAGTTGCAGCTCCGGCTGGGAGCCCTGGACGAGGCGGAAGTCGTACTCGGCCAGGATGGAGACAGCCTTTCCCATGTCTTCGACCTTGAGAGAGCTGAGAGACTCGTTGGCGAAGCGGAGGAAGTCCCTCTCGGGGATCCCATAGACTCGTGTGAGCTCGACCATCTTCGTCCTTGCGCCTTCAAAGTTCCCTTCCAGAGCCAGCTTGATCACCTCGGCTGCCCGGGCCTTGACGGCCGACCCGGTGACCGATTTCACTGACTCCACACTAATCTCACCAGACGCAGAGGCGGCCTGCATCATGTTGATGGCCTGCCTGAGGTCCCCCTGGGTCCCCTCGTAGATCGCGCCGTAGACACCTTCCGACGCCACCTTGACCTTCTCCTTCTTGGCTATGACCTTCAGGTGTTCTACCACAGAGGCTTCGTCGAGGCGCTGGAACCGGAAGATTGCGCATCTGCTCTGAAGAGGCTCGATTATGCCCGAGGAGTAGTTGCAGATCAGGATGAACCGGGTGTAGGCGGATGACTCTTCCATTATCCTCCTTAAGGCGGTCTGCGCGTCCTTGGTCATCTCGTCGCACTCGTCCAGCATCGCGATCCTGAAGGGGACGCCCTCCCTCCGGTCCACGAACCTGGCGAAGGTCTTCACCCGCTCCCGGACGATGTCTATCCCCCTCTCGTCGCTGGCGTTCAGGGACAGGGTGTATTCCTGGCTGTGCTCGCCGAGGATCTGCTTCGCGATTATCTGGGCGGTGGTGGTCTTCCCTGAACCTGGCGGGCCAGCGAACATCAGGTGGGGGAGCTGCTCCTTCTTCACTAGCATCTGCTTCAGCCTCTGCTTGATTGATTCCTGATTCACCAGGTCATCGAGCTTCGATGGCCTGTACTTCTCAACCCACATCAGGTCTTCGAGAGGCAACCACGATCACGCCTGCGCCCATTCAGCGAACGCAACAATACGGGGCCCAGTCGGATGGTATTCGTATTTATCCGTTCGATTGGAGCGGAGCGACTACCCCACTGCTACCTTGAGTCCAAGGTAGAGTTTGGCGAGCTCCTGATGCGCGAGGAGCTCTTTCGCTGGTCCCTTGAAGGCGTTCCTTCCGCTGACCAGCAGATATGCGTTGTCGCCGATCTCGAGCGCCCTCCTGGCGTTCTGTTCCACGAGGACGATGGTGATCTCTCTTTCCTTCGCTAGGCCCTGTATGGTCTTGAGCACCTGCGTCGCGTATTTTGGCGAGAGGTTCGCGGTCGGCTCGTCGAAGAGTATGACCTTGGGCTTCCGCATCAGGGCCATGCTCATGGCCACCATCTGCCGTTCCCCGCCGCTCAGGTTGACCACCTTCGACTTGATGTAGTTCTCAAGCTGTGGGAAGATGCTCAGCGCGTCCTTGAGCCTGGGTTCGAAGTCCACCTTGGACACGGTGTACGCTGCCATCTTGAAGTTCTGAGCCACTGTCAGTTGGGCGAAGGTGCTGTCTGTCTGGGGGAGGTAGGCCACCCCCGACCTCGCGATGACGTGCGAGGGGAGGCCTGAAAGAGTCTTGCCGTCAAGGGTAACTGTGCCCTTGTACATGGCGCAAAGCCCTGCGATCGATTTCAGAAGAGTGCTCTTGCCCGACCCATTGGGCCCGACCACTACCGTCAGTTGACCTGGATCTGCGTCGAGTGAAATGTCCGAAAGAATCTGGAGCTTGCCGTATCCTGAAGAGACCTCATCGACCCTGAGTGACATTTAGGCCCCCAGGTAGGCTTCGATTACCTTCGGGTCGGCCATAACCAGTTCTGGTTTTCCGGCCGCGACTACCTTGCCGAAGGCCATGGCCGTAACTGTGTCCACGTAGCTCAG is part of the Nitrososphaerota archaeon genome and encodes:
- a CDS encoding Lrp/AsnC ligand binding domain-containing protein translates to MEKAIVLVNLSPGAEEQSIAALKGMPGIQAVYQLYGLYDLLVMVEGADDQAVKSIIADSLRSKPGVVSTITMKILS
- a CDS encoding ABC transporter ATP-binding protein — encoded protein: MSLRVDEVSSGYGKLQILSDISLDADPGQLTVVVGPNGSGKSTLLKSIAGLCAMYKGTVTLDGKTLSGLPSHVIARSGVAYLPQTDSTFAQLTVAQNFKMAAYTVSKVDFEPRLKDALSIFPQLENYIKSKVVNLSGGERQMVAMSMALMRKPKVILFDEPTANLSPKYATQVLKTIQGLAKEREITIVLVEQNARRALEIGDNAYLLVSGRNAFKGPAKELLAHQELAKLYLGLKVAVG
- a CDS encoding replication factor C small subunit, whose amino-acid sequence is MPLEDLMWVEKYRPSKLDDLVNQESIKQRLKQMLVKKEQLPHLMFAGPPGSGKTTTAQIIAKQILGEHSQEYTLSLNASDERGIDIVRERVKTFARFVDRREGVPFRIAMLDECDEMTKDAQTALRRIMEESSAYTRFILICNYSSGIIEPLQSRCAIFRFQRLDEASVVEHLKVIAKKEKVKVASEGVYGAIYEGTQGDLRQAINMMQAASASGEISVESVKSVTGSAVKARAAEVIKLALEGNFEGARTKMVELTRVYGIPERDFLRFANESLSSLKVEDMGKAVSILAEYDFRLVQGSQPELQLTAMLAQLASLKKGD
- the hisS gene encoding histidine--tRNA ligase, with the protein product MPRSRRGTDTDLTLPRGIRDIEPEEYERHVRVRTAFEEVAGLYNFKVMEPASLEHLSTLRAKSGVDIDKEIYAFKDKGGRDLGLRFDLTVGMTRYVCSRRDLKPPVKLASFGGMWRYDEPQYGRFRWSHQWDLEIFGPASIEADAEVIDASAAILRKLGLLDSTVRVGDRRVVENFIRNQLGVEDDARAIELMRALDKVGKKTRPELEKEYFDKGFEKRQLSSLMELGEIRGHPEAVLGRLSELGLGTASQLGDLLDLLKSRGVAKVEYDMSVVRGIDYYTGIVFEAADDRNPRLGSLFGGGRYDALPKLLGRPDLSATGAAGGVERESMSMGSMTSSAGPFTYVACVADMVYPQAQRVLAELRSAGHSSDISQPGRSLSKQLEEASRAGAAWCVIVGEKELAAKSVTLRDMRSRKEELLTLAQVLTRLEGS